GTTGTTGTTCCACCTCTACTAGGTTTCTTGACAGGTATCCATGTGAACTTTTTTAGCTGAATCATCTATCGAAATCTAACTTTCTTATGGGAGATAGTAAACCAAAATTAATAGAAGTAGACATGTTATAGGACCAGTACAACGGTGAATGCATTATAGAACTAGTAATGCAAGAGACGTGCTTTAAGGAAAATAGAAATCTGGTTTGCGTTAAGGTTGCTGATGATACAGTTCTTTGCAAGTCCGCACGGTTCATCCCAACTTGAGGAaatgttattttttttgtttgaggaGCCATAAGTGGTCGTCATGTCTTGTTCTTCGGTCGTTTCGTCCAACTCTGACACATGGGTTATCTTACCGAACTGGTCTTTCTAAAAGAAAAGGCTTTGACTGAGGGAACTAGTAGGCGTCTGGATGAGTAGCGTGTGTCCTAAAGAAACGGTCTCGAATCTTTCTCTTGTTTACTTCAGTGATAATAGTTGGTTGAGGTTGTATGACGAGTAATGCAGTTCTATCTAAATTGTTGGCCTCATGAGTATCGTTTTGGATTTCTTTTCCCTTAATAGATTCGGCTGCAAAGATATTATCCTTCTCCGTCTCGGGTGAATTGAGGTCCCATCGTAAAATGATACTGGATAATCGTTGGTGTAGCTGAGATGGAGGCCCATCGAGACTTGGTCATAACCCTAGGTCTAGTTCATCTTCTTTCTGACAGAGCGGGTGTTGAGGTAGCATATCGACTAGCATCTTTGCGTCTTCGGATAAAGATGAGTTTCGGTTGAGCCTCGTCTTGGGATCTAGTTTCGCCTCATACTTTGTCGTGTTCTTTTCACGATCCTCTGGAGCAGGAAGGGAGACAACATTTATCTTTTTTGGCGGTTTATGACCCTACGTGGCTCTGCAACGCTTTTGACTAGGTCACGAATTTCTTGGAGCCTTTCCAAGTTTCTGCTAAGTTTATCGTGTAGACGACGAAAAGACAAATACGACGAaaaaagaactaggtcaatcggatacagaatgaaagagttataagtaaaatagtaaaaTGAAGTAAACTTCCCAAGTCCCCTGTCATCAGGTTGCGGGCGGTTACCTAAAAGAGTTTTGGTACAAATATTCGTCAAAATCTCCAAGTTTAAAGTGTCGTCTGGTCCTTGAGGCTCTTGAGAGTGATAAGGTCGGCTGTATGGTTGCTCCTTTGCTATGTCGCGTTCGTAATGAGCTTTATCTTCTCTGGTGAGGTCGATTACAGGCAAGATCCCGTCAGTGCTATTCTCAGCAACAGTTTTAGTACTCCTTATTTAGGAAACGTGTACTCGATCTAGATTTTTTGGATCTATCCCTACTGGTAATTCTAAAGGCGTTTTCTAATAAGTCTAGATATCGatctgagattttgcaagattctaTTGAGTCTCCGGGAGTTATCCTTTGTCCGTATTCAAGGCTTTCAAGGATTAGCAgtagatttttatgaaaataggttacTAGGGTGTGTTGTTATGCAGGAAGAGATCCATGTGATTCGGGAGGCACTAACATATTCACTAAGGTCAAACAGTTCGTCTGAAAGAGAAAACTACTCACAGGGATAACTCTCTCGGCTAAATATGGGTTTACAGAGATTGAATGAATGGAACGTTTTTTTATGGCTGGATTGGTGGAATCAGCTTCCTTCCTAATAGTGATCATGATTGAGATCtgtaactgagtgaacaacctcccattgtggtcgccaaaatgtagttacctaaaatcggtgataGGCTAGAGatgggattttagggtttctgaaagtgagttacgggaggttgagcacgaacagtcttcgcctaaaccacgcacagtggccgttcaaaggatGCTTCAGTTACAAGGAAGAGATTTAGGGctggtcttagagagggaagcagatgaagagagagatcagagaacaagttatttctctgagaggttatgagaaagatgatcgtagcttggaaaatagatgacctatttatagctggattctctaatctcaagtcggtgaagataaggattgctttccgtgtCGTGCAGAACAATTCTTCCGTTTCTTCAGGAAtaaggataaactaggttgagtttatctcattattccaccgcctttattctCTTCTGCGGTGAAAAATAAGCCAACTATTTCtcacacgttccgtagaccgccagaacaaaaccctaattgatatccccccatttgtgtgaagctgaatcagcctttgtgatgacgtatttgagagagaaatattctctttagccgagttggccaagatagagatatattctctgatttgtgagaatgactaggatgagtcacgtgaaaagtaatgaaattccttaggaatcgtgtgcagagtgtgagaggagatGAGGCTGATCTCCCTCTCTCCGTGACCGGTCACACATGTCATGTGAAAACCATATTATTGTTTATAGGTCCATTTGTTAAGCATGCGGTGCTCGAGAGAgcctatccacgtttttggatagccaTGTATAATTCTAGCTCAATTTTACTAGCCGTGAGCGTAttttgagaggctgagaaataggctttGAGTGCTAGGTAAGGCGTGCGCCTATCAAAAAAtatctctgtgatttttgcagagagattttgaatctctcagagattttggcagagagattttgaatctctcaaAGATTTTTGCAGACAGCTCAAAAAtccctctgtgatttttgcatagagatttgaatctctctgagatttttgcaGACGGCTCAAAAATCCCTCCAAATATTTTCTTAACGGATCCGTTTCTCTTTGCGGTCAGCGGGGACTCGGCCTAGAGAGAGAAAAGTCTTTGTACGCCCGActtaatgtctctgcgagactttggcttactcgtctttgaccagcgtatcttgcagggatgtgctaggaatcaactatGTGTCCATATGTTGAGCCAACAAGACccgtgtatctcgaaaggatgttctaggagtctctcaaaaaggctcagaggtagaataaccagcgtatctcgcggggatgtcctagaagttatccggaaacctcagtaagtcgagtcagagcctagagtagacatgaccagtgtatctcgcgatgatgtactaagaatcagtctttgatctcaaatagggtgaatcgtgcttacaagagatatgcaaatctccgttctgggtcataagtccatcgAGGATGTacttacgcatctacagagcctacatgaccagcagcatctcgtttaggacgtatactaggaatcatggcatcacaatcagctgtgtCTCGCAaaaacatgctggaattgtggctgttctggttcataagtctgtcggggacgttttacgctctatagaacctacatgaccagcaatatctcgttgaggatgtgtgctaggagtcacggcatcacgaccagcagtgtctcgcggggacgtatactagaaatcgtggctaagtattccttgaggaccaagggattaatctctcccgtgagagttgaattctgtctataggtttgaaatgacactttagccctttatccaaatttcaccatctacaggaGGTTATTGGCTAAACCTTTATGAGACACATTATCATTACTTTGAGGTAAATTTTTAGCTTTTCCTTGGTGTTAACATGGTTCTCAATAGTGTCGTCTTGAGTTTCTGGCACTTCTTCATTAGGAGACAGATAGTATCTTTGATCACAATGCTGGTAGTAGGTGGAGGTTGTTGGGCCTCTGGTTGTTTTGGCATCATTAGTCTCGAAACTGCTGGGAGCACATATTTTGAGCTAGAAGCAGTTGGTTCTTGTAGTAGCTTTTGTTTGGATTTCCAAGCTGGAAAGTTGATATCTATATGATCTAAAACACGACAAGAAGTGTAGAAAAACCTGAGAACTTTATGATATCTGCATTCAGTGAGAAAAGGTTGAGCTCTCCCTGAGGTAAAAAGAAGGATTCATGTTGGTAGGGCTTTCTGAACAGAAACTCTAACACAAACTTTAACATTCTTTTTTAAAGGATGATTCCTGTAGGGTGTTTGAGACTAACTAATTCCCCAAGTTTGAAGGTTAGCTTTTGAAGATCCTCAAACTCAGTGCACTCCTTCGGGATGTTACATAAGATAAGCCAAAATAATTCTTCAGCAAAAGAGACTTGGTGATTTGATGGCCATCCATTAGGAGGAACAATTTTAAGAACCATTAAATAGTCACAAGCATACCAAGGTCTCTGCTCATTAACTCTGTTGAAATCATTTTCAGCCAAAAATATGATAAGGACCTTATTTCTTAATCCTTTTAACGTAGTGACTGAAGGAGTTTGTGCTAACGTCCATTGGTTGCAGAAGTAGTAACGAATAGAAGCAGTAGGGATGAGGGTTTCGCAACAAATGTATCCaaccatacaccatttccaattGTTATCGTTTTCTGCTAAGATGATTGTTTTGTCGATGAGAGCTGGTTCAATTAAAAATGAAGTTAAAGTAAGTTCTTCTGCCATTTCGGTAGTGAGGTTTTGAATTTTAAGGTTTTCAGGTGTGATGGTATCCTGAGGTGAAGGTGGTTCCATATGGATTATAATAATGATGGTGATGATAGAGTTTTTATCAGAGTGGAGAACTTGTTTTGGGATTATAATAAGGATATGAAAGTAAAATATTCTTGTAGCAGTGCTAGGATAGTGATATGAACTTATCATACGGATGTGAAGATGCAGCCAAGGGATGTCATCTAAGGTAAGTTCCTTAAAATGGGAACTCTGAAAGGGTTGAAATAGTCTAAAAAGTAAATGGATATGGAAGCTTCCCAGTTTTTGTATTTAAACAAAGAGCCCTTATCAGAGGCACTAGATAACTTAGTATCCTTTTTTTGGAGCAGGAAAAATCTAGACTAAGGATATATCCAAGCAAACCACTTAACTTTCTCCTCCTTACGTATTGCCTATGCGTGAGCATGATGGATAAAAGGGTTGGTGAATATTTAAAAGCTTTGTCTTGACATAGTTGGTAAGCAAGACTATCACTGCACAACATTCCAAGTATCATCAACATAGTTGGTAAGCAAGACTATCATTGCACAATATTCCAAGTATCATCAACATCGTTGGATGTGGTAAAAATAAAGGAGAGTAATTATAGAATTGAGATTATTAGAGTTAATGGTGTTCGGGGAAAAGGGCTTTCTTTTGTGTGCTAAGGAGTAATGTTGGCCTGAGCGGTGTGAGGAATAACCCAACTAATGATCATACCCCGATTGGGAATGGTGCCTCTCAACAGGTGCTGCTTTCTCTGAATCCGCATAAAACCAACAGTTTTAATTAAAATCAATACGCCACTTTATGGCAGTCCCGACTAGATACAAAATTAGGCTAATTGATTTTGATACCAATTACCAAGTAGTGTTATATTAATTTCGGAATTATTTAAGTAGACACATCAATTTTTAATCGTTCTATACAAtttgtctctttttcttttaattttgaaTAGCAATTATCAATATAACTAAGAATATAAATCAGCTTCAGTGTTGCTGATTATAATCATATCTTTTTTCTCCTGCAGGTGTAATCATAAAAAGTTTGGGCATAGCTTCGAGTATCTTTCTCTTCTGGCACTTTTAATAGATTTGCAACTCTAGAAAATCCATCATGGTTATTGAAGAGGAGTGAAGGATCTTTCTTTGCTTTTGGCTCTCCTCCAATCTTTTCTGCTTCTCTGAATAGCTTTGGTGGAGATAAAGCCCATTGCATTGCCCATATAGCTAATGGCCTCATATAAGCCAAAGATCTATACCTATCGTCAGTATCCCAAGCTTCAGGAGTTTGAAAAGAGTACCTGTAATTTGGAAAGGAAACTATGTTAAATTGAACGAACGGCGATTTACATTTTTATGTTGCAAGCATGAAAAATCTTATATGAATCAGGAGCTGTGAGTGTGTTCTTCTATATCTTTATATAAGAACTGAAGAGGTGAATGTAATAACCACTGCACTATCTTTCTTCGCCAACATGAACTTAAGTGGCTAAGTTGTGAGCCTCTGACAACAACGTAAAGACTTACGAGCAAATGTAAGCTGACATAGACCTAACAGATGAGAGAACCATTTAGTTTCACAGTTTTTTAGTTTTTAGGTGAAAGAGACACCCGCAAACCACAGCATGTGTCTTCTTGATGAATATTAAACTTGTGCCAATAAAATCAGACTCGGTGAAGAAATGGATCTAATTGAAATGAGGCGCAGTCTATGAGAGCCAGATTGTACTCTACTTGGGAATGAAGAACAGTTTCCAGGAAGAATGGAATGCACATGCACCCCGCAGTTTTTGAACCATTTTGCCTAAATTTGTATTTTGGTATCCACAGATGTTTTGCATTTCAGAGTTTCATTATGTGCGACCACCAAGTGGATGTTCCCGTTTAGAAGAATAGGAAATATATATGAAATGCATGGATCTGAACCTTAAAATTTCCTAATCTGTTAGTACTTAAGAGGATGAAAAATAAACAAAGATTACTCACCCAAGCCCTTCAAGTGACCATGAAGCTTCATGAACACCGCTTGCGGTATTAAATCCAATTTCCTCTAGGCCTTCGTGAATCATAGTTGCAGCCACAGCATAAGTGACCCCGGTCCATATTTCTCTTGACTGCATCGCTGTCATATCTACTTTCCCATCTGGTCGCATCCCATTTACAGCCCCTCGTTTTCCATCCTTAACCTTTAACACGTTAAAATTATACACTTTCTCAAGTGCACTCTGTGCTTTGTCCTCGTCAACAATTGGCGATAATTGGCACGCTCGAGAATACCTGCACCCGGTAGTCATTTAGTTATCAACTTTTACAACAAATGAAAATAACTAGTGACTTACTAAGATGACACTATAAGCATAATTTTACCGTCAGTCATTCGCGGAGACAAAAtgatcaaaaaattaatttttgtgtAGCTACAAGGACCTGGTTAACAACCTTGGTTCGGTTACAACTTACCATTGCCCAGCCAACTGATCAGCTTGAATTGACGAACTCGAACTGCCACCACTATTGTCGTAATTAAAATATGAACCATTCCACAATTGATCATTATATACAGATTTCGCCTTCTGAAATTTGAGCAGAAAATGCTCCTCTGAAGCCTTGTCACCTACTTCACGCGCCAAGGCTGAAGCAGCTTGCAAAGCCGCAACCCACAGGCCTCCACTATAAGCACTCACCCCAGAAACTGACCATACATCATAAGTTTGATCTGGAAACCCTTCATTCTCAATCATCCCATCTCCATCCTTATCGAATTGGTCCATATAGGCCATTGCGATATACACGGCAGGCCAAACTGCTTGTGCAAATGATTTGTCACCTGTTGCAACCACATCCCTATATACTTGAAGAACAAATTTAGGATTTAAATCTTTCCACCTATCTGTATTGTAAAAGCTATAAGCATTTActtcaaaccatggatttttcagtCCAAGATCATGAGGTACAGCACCGAGAGTCTTTCTTGGGGCCGATTTCCCATCATCTAATATTAACACTCTTTCAGGATCATGCATCATCACAGCCGCTGCGAAGTCTCTTTGTATGCTGAGTTCAAGTTTTGGGAAAAGCATGATTAAGGCAAAAGATGAGTAGAAATGGACATCATAAGTGTTCCACATGTGATATTCAATCCCTTCAAGATAAAGGAATTGGCCAATGTTCTCTTCTCCTTTTTCAAGCAAAGTTGGTCCAAAAGCAGAATTTGATGCAACTGGTAAGTGTATTTGCTCAAGTACTGTTGTCATACGTTCAAGGATATCGACTGCAATATTATTTTCAGAGTTTACGGTTGTGGTATCTGATTTATCAAGGGAAAACTTTCTTTTTGCAATAGTTACTAGACTCTGCAAGGGAAGTGATCCATCTGCAAAAGAGAAGTGTTAGATTTAGACTCAGTgtttaagaaaaaacaaaagagagGCTGGAAATTCTCTTGCATGGTTGCATCCTAAATAATACCCGTCCAAATTGTTCCTCCAGCATTAAGATAGTAAAGCTCGTTGAATAATGTTACAGGGTACCTGCACACTCggaaaacaaaaatcaagaaaatcTTGAATCATTTGGCAAACAAAGCAGCTATACGTACAGtaaaaatttatatttaaactcaCCATTCAGGAAGCCGTTTATCTTCAAGAATAGGCCTTTGCCATGCTTCTATCTGAGACTCCCACTGGTGATGTTCTATTTCTCCGAGGAAAATTAAATGATGTTAAGTTGTTTAGAACATAAAAGTGAAATCAGGAAAAACAAATTCAATTTGAATACAAGACTTAAGAAACTGTGAATCATTACCGAGAATAGCATCACGTGCAATAGTTGCCGCTGCATTACCATGACTTCCGTAAAACGTCGTGTATCGCCTGCTCATAAAGTGTATTAGCATGCggaaattaaatttttttcttattgtgtaGTCAGACAAGTTTTGATCTCAGGTAGTATTCACCACCAAACGACTTTACCACCCTACTAGAGGAGATTTCTATGTGGAAGTTTACTTTTAGTGGTAAAAAATCATTTGCTAAATGGCTAATACGCACCTGTGATAAGTATTCCCACTTGAAAATCTTACTTCAGGGCAGGCCCATGCTAATGAAAAAGTGACAGTTCGGCTAGTGTTTGGTGGAAGAGTCAAAGAAGCTGATATGGCAGCTCCAACAGAAGATCCTCTCTCTGAAGGCATTGACATCTCATCAAAAGCAAGATTGTCGAAGGAACCATGCTATTAGAAACAAAAAGGAAATCAACAAATTAAGCTCTTACAAATATGAAGAAAGAAAGATGGAGAAAATGGAATGACATTCTTTAAATGTGTTCATACTTTTGTCTGATAGCCTGAAGGTCTGGCAGTATTTTTATGCATTTCagtgaaacaaaataaaaaaaaactggaGCTTACCTCTTTAATTTCATTCCACATATCTTTTGCCGTGAAACCTTCTGACTCTCCAGATATCAAGAAATGAGGACACTCAGAGACCTTGACATCAGCTTTCTCTTGAGCAGCTATGGCAAATGTCACTGAAGGTTTCCCATTATCAGTGCTGCATGTACACAAAGGAATTATAAACTTCATCAGATTCAGCATTTAAACTTAAAAGCAGAGACCTATCATGACAACCCAAACCCGTGACACCTTCCCACACGAAGCTATTCATCAATGGTAGTATAAATGGAAACAGTTAATGGATTTATGTACTAAAAAAACATTCCTTGAACGGGTGTTACATGGAACTCATATGCGACAGTAGACCGAGAATTCTAAAACCTTCTTTAAAATTGTATGCAGAAAAAAGCTTACTTGTGATGTAGAAGTACTCCACGCACCCCATCTTTTGTCCTATTAGAAATATTGACCTTAAAGTTAGAATATTTGGATGAAAAACATCAGGGAACAAACCATATATCTAAAGCTGAAACACATGAATTACCAAAATGAGTGTTGAAACTAAGCCAAGAAGAATTTTCTTACGCCATCTTTAAATTGATATGTTTACCAGAGTCTCCAGAGTTCCCGCCCACAGAGTTCTGCATAGGTACGAAATAAAGAGATCAGAATGGCTAATGATACGGGAGTTTCTAACAGGACTATGTGGAAGAATATGCTGAATAAATATTTCAACTTACAGCCCATGTGAATAGCAAAGTAACATCTGCATCAGTGTTCCCCGAGTTGAATACCTACACAAAAATGAACAATTCCTTATAACTAACTTGGCTTACTTTGACTGAGTGAGGGAAGGTGAGAGGGAGGCTTCCTGCGGGCACATACCGTGAATGTAAATACTGCTACAGGCAAGCTACTCTCTTTATAATTGTGAGGAATGAAGGGTGAAATCTGACGGCTAGTTATCTTAAGTTCTGGATCAGGTTCACCTGCATAGAGAAGGCAAGAAAACTGTAAAATACAACAATATATTTTAGATAAGGGTCATACTGTATAAGCATCTGCATGTTGATGAACATTACCTTCATAAACAGTCCATGACCTTGGAAATAAGGCATGGTATGTAGAACTCTTTCCCTCCATGTTCCAATCCCAAGATCCAATGCCAGAAGCTGTGCTGTCCCTACATGTGATTTTCAGTAAGAAGATTGGACTCTTACAAACTCAAATACCCTgttgaaaataaggaaaaattaaCCCTGAATTACAAACAAGGAATCAATTGAGGCTTACAGTGATACATATGTGGGCTTTGGGCACAATACAGAGGAATATCTTTCACCACTTGAACGAGAAACGAATACCTGAACGAGGAAATGgcagacaaaacacaaacttgAATACCATAAAGGATACACTATGATGAAACTTTTCTATTAGATGATGCACAAACGAGGATGGTCTGTGTCAATCACATAAAGAGCTCAAATGAACTTACAGAAAATTGATTTGCTAAAACAGGTTCATCTTCACATATTGTAGGAAATAGTTGGAAACGTTGAAACTCCCCTTTATAACTTCTTCCGATGCTTCCTGCACTGAAGGTTCAATCATAGTGAATATATCAAGATGGAAACATTTACATTCTGCAAATGAAAGAATAGTATTTGAAATGAAGTTTCCTAATGGAAGGTAGAGAAACAGTCTTTGCAACATTTAAATACATCTCTAGTCTGTTCTGGACTCTAAGGCATTATATTTTAGTTAACAGGAATTAGCCCCTTGCACATCATTATCATACATATTTAAAAAAGGTGTAGTTCATTGAATAATAATAAATAGCCGTCCAGGTTAATCTAGTTAGATTCAAGCTCAAATAAAGTCACCTTATGTGCCCAAATTTCTGCACTTGCACAGTATTGAAAAAGTTTAAACAATGCAAGCATAAACATCATGTAGACATAAAATATGTGTTTGGTTCTGGATAAATTCCCTACCCAATACCACCTAAAGGAACACCATGACAAGCTGTGACAAGGCGCTTGTTGAAAGGATCTATCACAGCCACCTAAAATTCAGGCAGTATCAAAATGAGAATATAAGTCACTGAAACATTTTATAGATTTGATATGAGATCGTCCAATCAAAAAAAGAACATCATTTGAtaaaaaagaagaacatacaTGTCCTTTAGAGATTTCTTGTTTGACATGACGCCAGAGCCGAATTCCTAATGGAGCCTtcacaaattaaaaataaaacaaagaaagaaaagcaGAGTTAGAGGTTAATATTCAGGTATAACaaatagctttgaaacaaatcccaaaaagaaagaaagatacgGACAAGACGATAAATGTGCAAGAGGACTTGTCTATCTTCACGAGGAGTCTCAACTTATAATCATCCATCGAGATCTCAAAGCTAACAAAATAATATTAGACATACCAAAATTGCAGATTACGGCATGGCTAGACTTTTTGTGCTTGACTTAACTTAAGCTAGTACTAACAAAATAATCGGAACGCAGTAAGCATATATTTCGTGGTAGGTATTTGTTCATAACTGTAGTCTGTATCAAAACGAATTGTGAGATTCTTACTTTGTTAGTGTGTAGGGAATTGCAGTGTACATGGCTCCAGATTATGTTATGCATGGTGAATTCTCTGTTAAACCAGACATTTCAGCTTTAAGCTGCAGTTTTAGTTTGAGCTGACTTTGAGATATTTGGTGAGCTAACTTAGCTTTTAAGCTGCAGTTTGGAAAATTACCACCGCCTTAGTATGACTCTTGTCTGGACCAATGTCTTGAGAAACTGCAGTTTTAGTTTGAGCTGAGATAACCAGATATCTCTGAGTAGTGCTCCTTTAAAACTTGACAAAGTCATCAATTTCCTTTAATAGCAATCTAGAATTTGAAAGTTGATCACCAAATATTTCAAAGGCGACATAACTATTCACTGGACATCTAAAATGTGGTTTTTGGGCACTCTAACTGCACCCAATGACCATGTCCGAAGATCACTTGGGTTCTATTACATAGATAGTATAAGGCCGTGCTTCCTTGTGGATCTGCCCTTGGTAACTCTACTAGAGTTTGGTTATAAAATACAGAAGCTAAAAAAAAAGGATCTACTAAACCCTAGAGAAAATCTAGACGTGAAGAAATATGTATACCTAATTGAATTTTTTCAATATCGGTTTCTTTTGAACCAAAATCATCTTCGTGGAGGATATTCCCACGAGATTTTAGAAAACATACTTTCTCGCTTAACCATTGAATCCACCGTAAGCAGACGAGGTCTTCTTTTTGCATTCGGTGACATTAATAATCTGTAGGCTGAATCAGATAGACAAGTACAACTCTACTATGGGGATCAGTATGAAGTAAATCTCAAAAAAGACTACTCCAGAGAAACACTAGCAAAGTTAGACCGTGTAAAATACAGTCTGCCATACAATCTTCATAATCACATGGTTGGTTC
This genomic stretch from Papaver somniferum cultivar HN1 chromosome 5, ASM357369v1, whole genome shotgun sequence harbors:
- the LOC113283432 gene encoding non-lysosomal glucosylceramidase-like isoform X2, which codes for MDNGSHGEDYSSNDEVKADAGPPASLTWQRKLSSEGNAPVEFRPKLHEMIHMAPLGIRLWRHVKQEISKGHVAVIDPFNKRLVTACHGVPLGGIGAGSIGRSYKGEFQRFQLFPTICEDEPVLANQFSVFVSRSSGERYSSVLCPKPTYVSLDSTASGIGSWDWNMEGKSSTYHALFPRSWTVYEGEPDPELKITSRQISPFIPHNYKESSLPVAVFTFTVFNSGNTDADVTLLFTWANSVGGNSGDSGKHINLKMATKDGVRGVLLHHNTDNGKPSVTFAIAAQEKADVKVSECPHFLISGESEGFTAKDMWNEIKEHGSFDNLAFDEMSMPSERGSSVGAAISASLTLPPNTSRTVTFSLAWACPEVRFSSGNTYHRRYTTFYGSHGNAAATIARDAILEHHQWESQIEAWQRPILEDKRLPEWYPVTLFNELYYLNAGGTIWTDGSLPLQSLVTIAKRKFSLDKSDTTTVNSENNIAVDILERMTTVLEQIHLPVASNSAFGPTLLEKGEENIGQFLYLEGIEYHMWNTYDVHFYSSFALIMLFPKLELSIQRDFAAAVMMHDPERVLILDDGKSAPRKTLGAVPHDLGLKNPWFEVNAYSFYNTDRWKDLNPKFVLQVYRDVVATGDKSFAQAVWPAVYIAMAYMDQFDKDGDGMIENEGFPDQTYDVWSVSGVSAYSGGLWVAALQAASALAREVGDKASEEHFLLKFQKAKSVYNDQLWNGSYFNYDNSGGSSSSSIQADQLAGQWYSRACQLSPIVDEDKAQSALEKVYNFNVLKVKDGKRGAVNGMRPDGKVDMTAMQSREIWTGVTYAVAATMIHEGLEEIGFNTASGVHEASWSLEGLGYSFQTPEAWDTDDRYRSLAYMRPLAIWAMQWALSPPKLFREAEKIGGEPKAKKDPSLLFNNHDGFSRVANLLKVPEEKDTRSYAQTFYDYTCRRKKI
- the LOC113283432 gene encoding non-lysosomal glucosylceramidase-like isoform X1 translates to MDNGSHGEDYSSNDEGTDHHNLFSSIIQVKADAGPPASLTWQRKLSSEGNAPVEFRPKLHEMIHMAPLGIRLWRHVKQEISKGHVAVIDPFNKRLVTACHGVPLGGIGAGSIGRSYKGEFQRFQLFPTICEDEPVLANQFSVFVSRSSGERYSSVLCPKPTYVSLDSTASGIGSWDWNMEGKSSTYHALFPRSWTVYEGEPDPELKITSRQISPFIPHNYKESSLPVAVFTFTVFNSGNTDADVTLLFTWANSVGGNSGDSGKHINLKMATKDGVRGVLLHHNTDNGKPSVTFAIAAQEKADVKVSECPHFLISGESEGFTAKDMWNEIKEHGSFDNLAFDEMSMPSERGSSVGAAISASLTLPPNTSRTVTFSLAWACPEVRFSSGNTYHRRYTTFYGSHGNAAATIARDAILEHHQWESQIEAWQRPILEDKRLPEWYPVTLFNELYYLNAGGTIWTDGSLPLQSLVTIAKRKFSLDKSDTTTVNSENNIAVDILERMTTVLEQIHLPVASNSAFGPTLLEKGEENIGQFLYLEGIEYHMWNTYDVHFYSSFALIMLFPKLELSIQRDFAAAVMMHDPERVLILDDGKSAPRKTLGAVPHDLGLKNPWFEVNAYSFYNTDRWKDLNPKFVLQVYRDVVATGDKSFAQAVWPAVYIAMAYMDQFDKDGDGMIENEGFPDQTYDVWSVSGVSAYSGGLWVAALQAASALAREVGDKASEEHFLLKFQKAKSVYNDQLWNGSYFNYDNSGGSSSSSIQADQLAGQWYSRACQLSPIVDEDKAQSALEKVYNFNVLKVKDGKRGAVNGMRPDGKVDMTAMQSREIWTGVTYAVAATMIHEGLEEIGFNTASGVHEASWSLEGLGYSFQTPEAWDTDDRYRSLAYMRPLAIWAMQWALSPPKLFREAEKIGGEPKAKKDPSLLFNNHDGFSRVANLLKVPEEKDTRSYAQTFYDYTCRRKKI
- the LOC113283432 gene encoding non-lysosomal glucosylceramidase-like isoform X3, with the translated sequence MEGKSSTYHALFPRSWTVYEGEPDPELKITSRQISPFIPHNYKESSLPVAVFTFTVFNSGNTDADVTLLFTWANSVGGNSGDSGKHINLKMATKDGVRGVLLHHNTDNGKPSVTFAIAAQEKADVKVSECPHFLISGESEGFTAKDMWNEIKEHGSFDNLAFDEMSMPSERGSSVGAAISASLTLPPNTSRTVTFSLAWACPEVRFSSGNTYHRRYTTFYGSHGNAAATIARDAILEHHQWESQIEAWQRPILEDKRLPEWYPVTLFNELYYLNAGGTIWTDGSLPLQSLVTIAKRKFSLDKSDTTTVNSENNIAVDILERMTTVLEQIHLPVASNSAFGPTLLEKGEENIGQFLYLEGIEYHMWNTYDVHFYSSFALIMLFPKLELSIQRDFAAAVMMHDPERVLILDDGKSAPRKTLGAVPHDLGLKNPWFEVNAYSFYNTDRWKDLNPKFVLQVYRDVVATGDKSFAQAVWPAVYIAMAYMDQFDKDGDGMIENEGFPDQTYDVWSVSGVSAYSGGLWVAALQAASALAREVGDKASEEHFLLKFQKAKSVYNDQLWNGSYFNYDNSGGSSSSSIQADQLAGQWYSRACQLSPIVDEDKAQSALEKVYNFNVLKVKDGKRGAVNGMRPDGKVDMTAMQSREIWTGVTYAVAATMIHEGLEEIGFNTASGVHEASWSLEGLGYSFQTPEAWDTDDRYRSLAYMRPLAIWAMQWALSPPKLFREAEKIGGEPKAKKDPSLLFNNHDGFSRVANLLKVPEEKDTRSYAQTFYDYTCRRKKI